Proteins co-encoded in one alpha proteobacterium HIMB5 genomic window:
- a CDS encoding DNA topoisomerase IV subunit B (PFAM: Histidine kinase-, DNA gyrase B-, and HSP90-like ATPase; DNA gyrase B; DNA gyrase B subunit, carboxyl terminus~TIGRFAM: DNA gyrase, B subunit): MTNKNTYQADSIKVLKGLEAVRKRPGMYIGDTDDGTGLHHMVYEVVDNSIDEALAGHCKKIEVTLNSDNTVTVKDDGRGIPVDMHKGEKKSAAEVIMTQLHAGGKFDHDSYKVSGGLHGVGVSVVNALSEKLLLEIYRDGKKHYIEFKNGAAKTPLKVIGKTKETGTQITFLPSKDIFSSIKFSGNILIKRMRELAFLNKGIKIIFIDATQKKEKKNEFKFDGGVLEFVDHLDEKREKLQNKNGNELFKKPIYIEGKKNNIEIECSLKWNASYSEDVYPYTNNIFQKDGGTHLLGFRSALTRVINKYANEHNLLKKNKLTISGDDIKEGLTCVLSTKIPDPKFSSQTKDKLVSSEVRMIVETIVNEKLSMWFDQNPSVAKIILAKIIQAALARDVARKARENVRRKGALELSGLPGKLADCQIGKQEGTELFIVEGDSAGGSAKQGRNRSNQAVLPLRGKILNTYVEDMSVKKKNGNGSDHRTKALSKMISSNEILTLINALGLDPKSQEIDLKDLRYGKIIIMTDADVDGSHIRALLLTFFNNKPFNKLIENGNIYLAQPPLFKINKGSKGIYIKDENELEKYIVDNSKELKKYKKGSKDFLKAIDEEKSKMSIQRFKGLGEMNPEELWNTTLNPDTRNLLQVQYSKDTKKDQSLIHTLMGNDVALRKDFITSNAINVKNLDI; this comes from the coding sequence ATGACAAATAAAAATACTTATCAAGCTGATTCAATTAAAGTTCTAAAAGGGCTTGAAGCAGTTAGAAAAAGACCTGGGATGTACATTGGAGATACCGATGATGGAACTGGTTTACATCATATGGTTTATGAGGTTGTAGATAATTCAATAGATGAAGCTTTAGCAGGTCATTGTAAAAAAATTGAAGTTACTCTTAACTCAGATAATACAGTTACAGTAAAAGATGATGGTAGAGGGATCCCAGTTGATATGCACAAAGGTGAAAAAAAATCAGCTGCTGAAGTTATAATGACTCAATTACATGCAGGAGGGAAATTTGATCATGACTCTTATAAGGTATCAGGGGGTTTGCATGGTGTTGGTGTTTCAGTGGTAAATGCTTTATCTGAAAAACTGCTTTTAGAAATTTATCGTGATGGAAAAAAACATTATATAGAATTTAAAAATGGTGCAGCAAAGACTCCATTAAAGGTAATAGGTAAAACTAAAGAAACAGGTACTCAGATTACCTTTTTGCCTTCAAAAGATATCTTTTCATCAATAAAATTTAGTGGAAATATTTTAATAAAAAGAATGCGTGAATTAGCCTTTTTGAATAAAGGAATAAAAATAATTTTTATTGATGCAACACAAAAAAAAGAAAAGAAAAATGAATTTAAATTTGATGGAGGAGTACTTGAGTTTGTAGATCATTTAGATGAAAAAAGAGAAAAACTCCAAAATAAAAATGGAAATGAATTATTTAAAAAACCAATATATATAGAGGGTAAAAAAAATAATATTGAAATAGAATGTTCTTTAAAATGGAATGCAAGTTATTCAGAAGATGTGTATCCATATACTAATAATATCTTTCAAAAAGATGGTGGAACACATCTTCTAGGATTTAGAAGTGCCTTAACAAGAGTTATTAATAAATATGCTAATGAACACAACTTATTAAAAAAAAATAAACTTACAATTTCAGGAGATGACATAAAGGAAGGTTTGACTTGTGTACTATCTACAAAAATTCCAGATCCTAAATTTTCTTCGCAAACAAAAGATAAGCTTGTTTCCTCAGAAGTAAGGATGATAGTTGAAACGATCGTAAACGAAAAATTATCTATGTGGTTTGATCAAAACCCATCAGTTGCTAAAATCATATTAGCAAAGATAATACAAGCTGCTTTAGCAAGAGATGTTGCTAGGAAGGCTAGAGAAAATGTTAGAAGAAAAGGCGCATTAGAATTAAGTGGTTTGCCAGGCAAACTTGCAGATTGTCAAATTGGAAAACAAGAAGGTACTGAACTATTTATAGTAGAGGGAGACTCAGCAGGTGGTTCTGCTAAACAGGGCAGAAATAGATCAAACCAAGCGGTACTTCCATTAAGAGGAAAAATTTTGAACACTTATGTAGAAGATATGAGTGTTAAGAAAAAAAATGGTAATGGTTCAGATCATAGGACTAAAGCTTTATCAAAAATGATATCTTCTAATGAAATACTTACTCTGATTAATGCATTAGGATTAGATCCAAAGTCTCAGGAAATTGATCTTAAAGATTTAAGATATGGGAAAATAATTATTATGACGGATGCTGATGTAGATGGTTCTCATATAAGAGCATTGCTATTAACATTTTTTAATAACAAACCATTTAATAAGTTAATTGAAAATGGAAATATTTATTTAGCTCAGCCTCCATTGTTCAAAATCAACAAAGGATCTAAAGGAATTTATATTAAAGATGAAAATGAATTAGAAAAATATATTGTTGATAATAGTAAGGAATTAAAAAAATATAAAAAGGGATCAAAAGATTTCCTTAAAGCCATAGATGAAGAAAAATCAAAAATGAGTATTCAAAGGTTCAAGGGTCTAGGTGAAATGAACCCTGAGGAACTTTGGAACACTACTTTAAATCCAGATACTAGAAATTTATTGCAGGTCCAATATTCAAAAGATACAAAAAAAGATCAAAGTTTAATTCATACATTAATGGGTAACGATGTTGCTTTAAGAAAAGATTTTATTACATCAAATGCGATCAATGTAAAAAATCTTGATA
- a CDS encoding NAD dependent epimerase/dehydratase family protein (PFAM: NAD dependent epimerase/dehydratase family~TIGRFAM: UDP-glucose-4-epimerase) — protein MCDLLDKKKLEKIVTNLNPYAIVHLAAQSTVNENINKKIYNQDNVVATRNILNLMSKLKIKNIIFSSTAAIYDKKNNKIKETDKKKPISSYGKSKLRAENQLKRNKKINFVILRFFNVSSCLTNPLIGEYHNPETHLIPISVFKAMKNSTINLFGNDYPTPDGTCIRDYIHVKDICSVIKRSIRFFSKEKNLIINIGNGRGISNKIIVQNIQKILKKKLKVKFLLRRIGDHPSLVCDITKAKKTLNWRPQNSNVKKIIKDEIKWANYLIKKNLIRKFINVQK, from the coding sequence TTGTGTGATTTATTGGATAAAAAAAAATTAGAAAAAATAGTAACTAATTTAAATCCATATGCGATAGTTCATCTTGCCGCCCAGTCAACAGTGAACGAAAATATTAATAAAAAAATATATAATCAAGATAATGTAGTAGCTACTCGTAATATTCTCAATTTGATGTCTAAATTAAAAATTAAAAATATTATATTTTCAAGTACAGCTGCGATATATGATAAAAAAAATAATAAAATCAAAGAAACTGATAAAAAAAAACCTATAAGCTCATACGGTAAATCTAAATTAAGAGCTGAAAATCAATTAAAAAGAAATAAAAAAATAAATTTTGTAATCCTTAGATTTTTCAATGTAAGCTCGTGTTTGACCAATCCATTAATAGGTGAATACCACAACCCAGAAACACATTTAATACCTATATCAGTTTTTAAGGCGATGAAAAACTCAACAATTAATTTATTTGGTAATGATTATCCCACTCCTGATGGTACATGTATTAGAGACTACATTCATGTAAAAGATATTTGCAGCGTCATAAAAAGATCAATTAGATTTTTTTCTAAAGAAAAAAATCTAATTATAAATATTGGTAATGGTAGAGGGATCTCAAATAAAATCATAGTTCAAAATATTCAAAAAATTTTAAAAAAGAAATTAAAAGTAAAATTTTTATTAAGAAGAATAGGAGATCATCCATCTTTAGTTTGTGATATTACAAAAGCAAAAAAAACATTAAATTGGAGACCTCAAAATTCAAATGTAAAAAAAATTATTAAAGATGAAATAAAATGGGCTAATTACCTGATTAAAAAAAATTTAATAAGAAAATTTATTAATGTACAAAAATAA
- a CDS encoding NAD dependent epimerase/dehydratase family protein (PFAM: NAD dependent epimerase/dehydratase family) — translation MIKKKILITGASGYIGSCLANYLKKNYIVYGIDKKKKIFLIKIRKTFFCVIYWIKKN, via the coding sequence ATGATTAAAAAAAAAATTTTAATTACTGGTGCCTCAGGATATATTGGAAGTTGTTTAGCAAATTATTTAAAAAAAAATTATATTGTTTATGGTATAGATAAAAAAAAAAAAATTTTTTTGATAAAGATAAGAAAAACTTTTTTTTGTGTGATTTATTGGATAAAAAAAAATTAG
- a CDS encoding ligand-binding protein, RmlD family (PFAM: RmlD substrate binding domain), translating into MNKKIVITGSSGRFGLVLKKKCKKKNFYFPSKKILDITNEKKIEKYLNKIKPDILIHLAGLSRPMQVHEKNITLSINLNIIGTANIVKACQKRNIKLIYFSTNYVYPGIKGNYSEVDPINPVNNYAWSKLGGEASVKLYKNSLILRVCMTEKPFVHKKAYGNVKTSFAYHEEIAENLLKLLDKRGVINLGGKAMYIYDFAKQENKSVKKIYLNKNKKNIIPFNSSLNLNKFKNLIKKN; encoded by the coding sequence ATGAATAAAAAAATTGTTATAACAGGTAGTTCGGGAAGATTTGGACTAGTTCTTAAAAAAAAATGTAAAAAAAAAAATTTTTATTTTCCCTCCAAAAAAATATTAGATATTACAAATGAAAAAAAAATTGAAAAATATTTAAATAAAATCAAACCAGATATTTTAATTCATTTAGCTGGGTTATCTAGACCAATGCAAGTTCATGAAAAAAATATTACTTTGAGTATTAATTTGAATATTATTGGAACAGCTAATATTGTAAAGGCTTGTCAAAAAAGAAATATTAAACTAATTTATTTTTCAACTAATTATGTTTATCCAGGAATAAAAGGTAATTATTCTGAGGTTGATCCTATAAATCCAGTCAACAATTATGCATGGTCAAAACTAGGGGGAGAGGCTTCAGTGAAGCTGTATAAAAACTCTTTAATATTAAGGGTTTGTATGACAGAAAAACCTTTTGTTCATAAAAAAGCTTATGGAAATGTCAAAACTAGTTTTGCTTATCATGAGGAGATAGCTGAAAATCTGTTGAAATTACTTGATAAAAGAGGGGTTATCAACTTAGGTGGTAAAGCAATGTACATCTATGATTTTGCTAAACAAGAAAACAAAAGTGTAAAAAAAATTTATTTAAATAAAAATAAAAAAAACATTATTCCATTTAATTCATCATTAAATTTAAACAAATTTAAAAATTTAATAAAAAAAAATTAA